The genomic stretch accccttgaCAAAACCGGTTGCCATATTGAGGCACACCCACCTCAGGAGTACTGCGTCTGCACTCCCAGACACGTGTATCCAAAgagggtggtgggcagcagagtgagaggggtggtgggcagcagagtgagaggggtggtgggcagcagagtgagggggtggtgggcagcagtgtgagggggtggtgggcagcagagtgagggggtggtgggcagcagagtgaggggggtggtgggcagcagagtgagggggtggtGGGCAGGAGAGTGAAGGAGTGGTGGGCAGGAGAGTGAGGGGGGTGGTGGGTAGCAGAGTGAGGGGGGTGGTGGGCAGGAGAGTGAAggagtggtgggcagcagagtgagggcaCATTGAAGTTACTTATGTGTCAGAAAGAGATGCAGCAGAGATTGTGCACATACtgaggatgtggggggaagggcAGGCAGACAGCGTTGTAGGCTGACAGTGAAGAGATGCAGCATTCACATTTTACCTTACTCTGCCTTTCTCCCCGCTGTCCCTGCACTAATGCAGAAAAGGCTGGAACCATTAGCTAACTTCTGGATTCATAAACTTCCACCTCGCATCTCTAGCTGTACTCCGTGGGGAGGCGGGGCTAGTCGGCTGGCCAACCAATGTGGTAAAGATCCTCTCCCCCTTCACTGTGCTGTGAAACAATGAACAGGGGGCGGGGGAGGGATTAACTCAGGCTTGCTGGCTCTCTGCACGTGCAGGCGCAGCCAGCCTGCATCTAATGATTTTACAGGGCAGAGCAGGATTGTGAAGTCCTGCAGAGGATTTGATACACGCGATTAGGAGGGCAGCCGCGGCACCCCTGGGATCTGTTCacggcgcaccagggtgccgcggcacccagtttgagaacctctGGTCTAAGCGTTTATACAGATCCTGTAAACCTGAGATGTGGCCACAACTTCTGCCGGGTCTGTATTGATCATGTGCTGGATACACAAGAGGGGTCTGGAGGTTATTCCTGTCCTGAATGTAGAGAGAATTTTATGGAGAGGCCAACACTGCAGAGGAACATTGCTGTGAGGAACATGGCAAGACGATTCCTGATTATTCAGCCAGATCAGCAGAAGAACGGGGTCTATTGTATGTATTGTTTTCACTCTGATGTACCGGCTGTTAAATCTTGTCTGCATTGTGAAGCTTCTCTGTGTGCTAATCATCTGAGAATCCACAGCAAGGCACCAGAACATGTCTTATGtgaccccaacacttccctggagaacaggaaatgctccattcacaaagagTTATTAAAATATTTCTGTACTGTGGACtctgcttatatatgtgtgtCCTGCAGGTTGGATGGAGAACATCAGGGACACCAAGTAGAGACACTGGATGAGGCCtctgagaagaagaaggagaagctgaaaaatgttctgcagaaactgatggcagagacagaggaggctgagaaaagagtccagagtctggaggaatgcaggagaaaaaaacaagaacaaGCAGATGGTGAAACAGAGAGAGTCACTGCCCTGTTTAGAGATCTCAGGAGACAGTTGGAAGATCTGGAGAATAGACTCCGGAGTGACATCATTAGGCAGGCACAGCAGGTGTCACAATCATACAATGACGTCATTCAGCAGTTGGAAATAAAGAaggaggagctgtccaggaagatgtgtcacattgaggagctgtgtaacatgactgacccactgactgtcttacaggaatcagacacaggtgacttgtgtgacactgaggacagagagagacatgATAAACAGTtccatgatggaggggatctggatgtggccggcatctcacacacattacacacaggactagctgatatcatgtctggggtaattgtgcagaaacatacagacacacaggcctatccacattctagtacagaggacaaagttcccatcactgctacactatccaggccacgcccccaacacacccccagAGTACAACACTCACAGCGCCAGGCTGGGGGGACAAATATTAGGGCTGCACAGCAAacatcagggctgccagtgtatgcagacatattactggatgtaaacacagctaGTAATGATCTACAGATATCAGATGACAGGAAAACTGCATCCAAGTCAGACAGAAGGCAGCATCGCCCAGAAACACCAGAGAGATTTCAGTGTCCTCAGGTGTTGAGCAGCCAGAGATTCTCCTCAGGGCgccattactgggaagtggatacTGGGAATTCAAAGAGTTGGAAGGTtgggatgtgttaccccagtatagaaagGAAAGGATGGGGTCAGTCCATGACTGGAGGTAATAACAAGTCTTGGTGTTTAGATAGGGCTGGTAATCTGTATTCAGTGGCACATGACAGAAAAGGGAGCTGGTTAACTGACAAGATCCCCAGTGATAGAGTCAGGATAtgtctggattatgaggccggggagatctccttttatgccctgcccctgatcacacacctccacaccaTCACTGCTGCTTTCACTGAACCCCTCCATGCTGTAATATGTGTATCATCTGGTTCAATAAATGTATCTGGAGGTAATTAAAACATTTCAAAATACAAGGGAAACTTTAGGGCCATCCAGTACTTGTACAggcatacatcaaaaaagggcacccggaaatgaaatattggcgccatacattgtactagggaaacattttaaacgttgcaataactgggacaaatgggaaaataaaatgtgtgggtttaattatggtagcatgtattattttaaaactataatggccgaaaactgagaaataatgatttttttttcaattttttcttcttgtccctgataaaacacttttagaataaaataattcaacaattcaacaagatatagattgtttcgttgtgataagtagtaataaagttataggtgaatgatcaACAATTTGATCAGCTGTTTCACACTTTAACaacttcacctcgaagggttttttcccttaaagaaccagagcaattttcacctgtcagcgctctgcTGACTATTATCTAGTTATCTGCTCAGTTgcgccagtcggctcttctgcacatgtgtggcccctccccgcatgtgcagaagagtccGACTGGTGCGGCTGagacagttaccagggctgattgcagcCAAacagaggcactcgggaggacggtgAAGGACACATCAGTgctcatgggctggaggaagccctgggcaagtatcaaatcttttagtaagtccatctcaggtttactttaaagcggtttaaaacgctgacaaaatattcaacaaaaatgtgttttcctactttttataacccatacaattatcatatttgcttttgtgcacaagtattattattcatttatgaattataacttcccaaagttcagtttatttactttgaaagttgctggtgcattttattcataactgttgtaattctgttgtaaatgcagccatcagtgatttctga from Hyperolius riggenbachi isolate aHypRig1 chromosome 2, aHypRig1.pri, whole genome shotgun sequence encodes the following:
- the LOC137542902 gene encoding E3 ubiquitin-protein ligase TRIM11-like, which produces MVNTSFSQPPFLTLNFGDMDEIRLDGEHQGHQVETLDEASEKKKEKLKNVLQKLMAETEEAEKRVQSLEECRRKKQEQADGETERVTALFRDLRRQLEDLENRLRSDIIRQAQQVSQSYNDVIQQLEIKKEELSRKMCHIEELCNMTDPLTVLQESDTGDLCDTEDRERHDKQFHDGGDLDVAGISHTLHTGLADIMSGVIVQKHTDTQAYPHSSTEDKVPITATLSRPRPQHTPRVQHSQRQAGGTNIRAAQQTSGLPVYADILLDVNTASNDLQISDDRKTASKSDRRQHRPETPERFQCPQVLSSQRFSSGRHYWEVDTGNSKSWKVGMCYPSIERKGWGQSMTGGNNKSWCLDRAGNLYSVAHDRKGSWLTDKIPSDRVRICLDYEAGEISFYALPLITHLHTITAAFTEPLHAVICVSSGSINVSGGN